Below is a genomic region from Kribbella qitaiheensis.
GGCACCTCGACCAGGGTGACCTGGTGGCGACGGCAGGCCTCGAGCAGGTCTTCCGGGATCATCCCGAGCAACGCCGCGCCCGCGAGGATCGTGGTGGCGCCGCGGTCCGCCACGGAGGCGACGAAGGTCTCGCTGTCCGCGGGGCTGCGGCGCCAGACCAGACCGGTCAGAACCAGCTCGCCGCCGTTGAGGTAGTTGCCGGGCTCGAGCAGGTCGGTGGTGATGATCCGGCCGATCGGCCGGTCGTACGCACCGCTGGCCGCATGCAGCAGTCGAAGCCGCAGGTCCGGTACGTCGAACAGCTCCGAGAGCAGCATCTGTGCCTCCTCCGACCGGTGCGATGACCGCATGGGGTCCTTGGAGGAACGTACAACGCAGGCCCGCGCGCGCGAAAAGCGTGCTTGTCAGAGGAGGGTCCGTGCGGGCATCGAACGGGCCTGATCGGGCGCTTGCTGCCTGGTGCTTGACGGGCTCGGTGCGGCCATTCTATGGTCATTTCGCATAGCAGAAGCAAGTTTCCACAATGCGGAATTATGAGAGAAGGATTCATGAGCCACCCGCTGCCCTACGCGGTGAACTGCTCGATCCTGTTCACCGAGCTGCCGCTGCTGGAGCGCCCGGCGGCCGCTCGGCAGGCCGGTTTCGAGGCCGTCGAGTTCTGGTGGCCGTTCGCCGGGGCGGTGCCGGCCGATCACGACGCCGACGCCTTCGTGACCGCGATCCGCGACGCCGGCGTCCAGCTGATCGGCCTGAACTTCTTCGCCGGTGACATGCCCGCCGGCGACCGCGGCCTGGTCTCCTGGCCCAAGCGAGCAGCCGAGTTCCGGGACAACATCGACGCTACCGTCGGCATCGGAGAGCGGCTCGACTGTCGGGCCTTCAACGCCCTCTACGGCAACCGCGAAGACGGCCACCCGGCGGCGGAGCAGGACGAACTCGCCGTCGAGAACCTCAGGCTGGCTGCCAAGGCCGCGGAGCGGATCGGCGCCACCGTCCTGGTTGAGCCGGTGAGCGGTGCGGAGCGCTACCCGCTGCGGACCGCGGCCGACGTACTGGCCGTCGTCGATCGGGTGGAGGCGGCGAACGTCGGCCTGCTCGCCGATCTCTATCACCTCGCGGTCAACGGCGACGACGTCGATCAGGTGATCGCGCAGCACTCCGACCGGATCGCTCACGTTCAGATCGCCGACGCGCCCGGCCGCAACGAGCCCGGCACCGGCACGCTCCCGCTCGAAACCCAGCTGGTCGCGCTCGCGGCCAACGGCTACGACGGCTGGGTCAGCTTGGAGTACAAGCCGGCCACCACCACTGACGACAGCTTCTGCTGGCTGCCGCGCGAACGCCGCGGTCTGACCGGCACCCCTAAGGAGATCCAGTCATGACGAACATCGCCTTCATCGGTCTCGGCATCATGGGCAGCCCGATGGCAGTCCACCTCGCCAACGCCGGTCACGACGTCACCGGTGTCAACCTCGACCCCGAGCGGGCCAAGCCGCTGATCGAGGCCGGTGGCCGCGCTGCCGCGTCCATCGCCGACGCGGTCAAGGACGCCGACGTGGTCTGCGTGATGGTGCCCGACTCCCCGGACGTCGAGCTGGTCCTCGCGGGTGAGGGCGGGGTGTTCGAGAACGCGCGAACCCATGCGCTGATCATCGACTTCTCCAGCATCCGGCCCGACATCACCATCGAGCTGGCCCGGCAGGCCCGCGAGCGCGGCTTCCGGTTGCTCGATGCGCCGGTCTCCGGCGGCGAGGCAGGCGCGAAGAATGCCGCGCTGTCGATCATGGTCGGCGGCGAGGCCGGCGACTTCCAGGTGGCCAAGCCGCTGTTCGACGCGGTCGGCAAGACCATCGTCCACGTCGGAGCGAGCGGGGCCGGGCAGACGGTGAAGGCAGCGAACCAGCTGATCGTCGCCGCCAACATCCAGGCGCTGTCCGAGGCGGTGGTCTTCCTGGAGGCGTACGGCGTCGACACCTTGGCCGCCCTCGAGGTGCTGGGCGGTGGACTGGCCGGGTCCGCGGTGCTGAACCAGAAGAAGGAGAACATGCTGTCGCGCTCCTTCGAGCCGGGCTTCCGGATCGACCTGCACCACAAGGACATGGGTATCGTCACCGCGGCCGCCCGCGAGCGAGGCGTCGTCGTACCGCTCGGTTCGCTGGTGGCTCAGCTGGTTGCCTCGGCCCGCGTGAACGGCGACGGTGGCCTCGACCACTCCGCCCTGCTGCGTGGCGTCGAGCGGCTGTCCGGAAAGGCGTCGAACTGATGGCCAGGATGCGCGCGGTCGACGCCGCGGTTCTGATCCTGGAGAAGGAAGGCTCGACCCAGACCTTCGGTCTGCCGGGTGCGGCCATCAACCCCTTCTACAGCGCGATGAAGAAGCACGGCGGGATCAAGCACGTACTGGCCCGGCACGTCGAAGGCGCCTCGCACATGGCCGAGGGCTACACGCGGGCCAAGGCGGGCAACATCGGTATCTGCATCGGTACGTCGGGGCCTGCCGGTACCGACATGATCACCGGCCTGTACTCCGCCTCGGCCGACTCGATTCCGATCCTGTGCATCACCGGCCAGGCGCCGGTGGCCAAGCTGCACAAGGAAGACTTCCAGGCGGTCGACATCGCCTCGATCGCCAAGGCGGTCGCGAAGTGGGCCGTCACCGTGATGGAGCCGGCGCAGGTGCCGGGGACGTTCCAGAAGGCCTTCCACCTGATGCGCGAGGGCCGGCCGGGTCCGGTACTGGTCGACCTGCCGATCGACGTCCAGTTGGCCGAGATCGATTTCGACATCGAGACTTATGAGCCGTTGCCGGTGACCCGGCCGGCCGCGACCCGGGCTCAGGCGGAGAAGGCGCTCACGCTGCTCAACGACGCCGAGCGGCCGCTGATCGTTGCGGGTGGCGGGGTGGTCAACGCTGATGCGGCCGACCTGCTGGTCGAGTTCGCGGAGCTGGTCGGCGTGCCCGTCGTGCCGACGCTGATGGGCTGGGGAACGATCCCGGACGACCATCCGCTGACGGCCGGCATGGTGGGTCTGCAGACCTCGCACCGCTACGGCAACGCCACCTTGCTGGCGTCCGACGTCGTGCTGGGCATCGGCAATCGGTGGGCCAACCGCCATACCGGGTCGGTCGCGACGTACACCGAAGGCCGGAAGTTCGTGCACGTCGACATCGAGCCGACCCAGATCGGCCGGGTGTTCGCCGCGGACTACAGCATCGTCTCGGACGCTCGTGCCGCGCTGGAGGCCTTCATCGAGGTGGCCAAGGACTGGGCGGCGGAGGGCAAGCTGGCCGATCGGTCCGCCTGGGTGGAGGAATGCAGGCAACGCCGTACGGCGCTGCAGCGCAAGACGCACTTCGACAACGTGCCGATCAAGCCGCAGCGCGTGTACGAGGAGATGAACCGGGCCTTCGGACCCGAGACGCGTTACGTCTCCACGATCGGGCTGTCGCAGATCCAGGCCGCGCAGATGCTCCACGTCTATCGGCCGCGGCACTGGATCAACGCCGGCCAGGCCGGGCCGTTGGGATGGACCATCCCCGCGACCCTGGGTGTCGCCGTCGCCGACCCGGACAGCACGGTCGTGGCGCTGTCGGGTGACTACGACTTCCAGTTCCTGATCGAGGAGCTGGCGGTCGGGGCGCAGTTCAACATCCCCTACATCCATGTCGTCGTGAACAACTCGTACCTGGGGCTGATCCGGCAGGCGCAGCGCGGACTCGACATGGACTACTGCGTTCAGCTGTCGTTCGACAACATCAACAGTCCTGAACTCAACGGCTACGGCGTCGACCACGTCAAGGTCGCCGAGGGCCTCGGCTGCAAGGCTCTGCGGGTGTCCGACCCGGCCGAGATCCTGCCCGCCCTGGAACAGGCCAAGAAGCTCCTGGTCGAATACCAGGTGCCGATCGTCGTCGAGATCATCCTGGAGCGCGTGACCAACGTTGCCATGGGCACCGAGATCGACAACGTCACCGAGTTCGAGGAGCTCGCCGAGCACCCGGAAGACGCCCCCACCGCGATCGCACTGCTGACCTGATGGCAGCGCTCTCGCCTGGAGCGCCGGGCCCCGGCCTTCCCCCGCCCCAAGTCGCGCCACGGGCGCGTGCCTCCTCTCCTTCGTCGCCCCGAGCGAAGCGAGGGGCGGGGTGCCGGGTTGTTGTTGCCTCGGACAAGTTCAAGGGCACGTTGAGCAGCGATGAGGTGGCTGCCGCGGTGGGTGACGGCGTACGGCTGGTTTGTCCGGACGCTGTTGTTGACGCGGTGGCGGTGGCCGACGGTGGCGAGGGAACCCTCGCCGCCGCGGTCGCCGCGGGGTTCGAGCTGGTACGGCGAACTGCCACGGGGCCAACCGGTCATCTGGTGCAAAGCGGGTTCGCCCGCCGTGGTGATACCGCTGTCGTCGAGTTGGCCGATGTGTCGGGTCTGAGCCGGCTGCCTGCGGGGGAGCCGGCTCCGATGACGGCGACCTCCCGTGGGACCGGTGAGTTGATCGCTGCCGCTATCGACAGTGGTTGCACGCGGGTGATCCTCGGTATCGGCGGCAGCGCCTGCACCGACGGGGGAGCGGGGCTGGTTCGCGCGTTGGGTGCTCGGCTACTCGACGGCAGCGGCTGGGACCTCGCCGAAGGTGGTGCCGCTCTAGCTAGGGCGGTGTCGCTCGACCTGACCGCACTGCGTGAGCGGCTGGCCGGAGTACAGATCGTCGTTGCCTGCGATGTCGACAACCCGCTGACTGGGCGATCCGGTGCAGCAGCGACCTACGCTCCACAGAAGGGCGCTTCCCCGGCGCAGGTCCAGGAACTGGACACCGCCCTGACCCACTGGGCGGACCTTGTGGCCCGCGCTGTCAAGCGGACCACCCGCAATGCCCCCGCTCCCATGGCGGGCCGCGATGCTCGCGACTCTCGCGGTCACGCGCCGCCTCGCGAGACCCGCGGTCACGCGCAGGCTCGCGATCTGCGTGACGCTCACGGAGCGGGCGCGGCCGGGGGAGTTGGGTTTGCGGCGATGGCCCTGCTGGGGGCGGAGTTGCGGCCCGGGATTGAGCTGGTGCTTGAGCTGGTCGGGTTTCATGAGCAGCTCAAAGGCGCTGACCTGGTGATCACTGGTGAAGGGGCGCTTGACGAGCAGACATTGCATGGGAAGGCGGTCGCGGGGGTGGCGGCAGCGGCCCGGAAGAGCGGAATCCCCGTGGTCGCGGTCTGCGGGACCAACCGGCTCGACTCCGGCAGGCTGCGGCAGGCGGGGATCGCCGCGGCGTACGCGCTGACTGACCTCGAACCCGACGTACGAAAGTGCATCGCCGATCCCGCTCCTTTGTTGCGGCAGCTCGGCGAACGGATCGCGGCCGATCGGCTTCCAGCGTTCGACCCACCACAGAGACCTACGATGACTGCAACTGAGAGGGGCGTCGTATGACCGCGCTGGACCTCGTCATCCGGGCCCGCCGGATCGTCGGTACCGCGGGCGAGCTGCCCGGCACCGTCGGCGTCAAGGACGGCCGGATCGTCGCCGTCGAGCCCTACGACTCCGATCTCGAGGGCGCCGACCAGCTCGTGCTGGCCGACGACGAGGTGATGATGCCCGGCCTCGTCGACTCCCACGTCCACGTCAACGACCCAGGACGCACCGACTGGGAGGGCTTCACCACCGCCACCCGGGCAGCCGCGGCCGGTGGCGTCACCACGATCATCGACATGCCGCTCAACAGCATCCCGCCGACCTGCGACGTACCGGCGCTGGAGCTGAAGCAGAAGGTCGCCCAGAGCCAGGCATCCGTCGACGTCGGCTTCTGGGGCGGCGCGATCCCCGGCAACGTCGCGGAGTTGCGCCCGTTGCACGAAGCGGGCGTCTTCGGCTTCAAATGCTTCTTGCTGCACTCCGGCGTCGACGAGTTTCCGCCGCTGAACCCGGCCGAGCTGGAGCTCGCGATGCGCGAGATCAGCTCGTTCGACGGATTGCTGATCGTGCACGCCGAAGACGCCCACCGAATCGACCACGCGCCGGCACCGAACGGCGCGAGCTACGGGGATTTCCTGCGGTCACGGCCGCGAGAGGCGGAGAACGCCGCCGTCGCCGACGTCATCGGTCTAGCGGCCCTGACCGGCTGCCGGGCGCACATCCTGCACGTGTCCAGCGCCGACCTGCTGCCGATGCTGGCCGCGGCTCGCCTCGACGGTGTCCGGATCACCGCGGAGACCTGCCCGCACTACCTCACCTTCAGTGCCGAGGAGATCCCCGCCGGCGCCACGCAGTACAAGTGCTGTCCGCCCATCCGCGAAGCGGCGAACCGCGAGCTGCTCTGGGAAGGCTTGCGCGACGGCCTGATCGACCTGGTGGTCTCCGATCATTCGCCGTCGACGGTCGATCTCAAGTGCCTGGACACCGGCGACTTCGGCGCGGCCTGGGGCGGCATCGCCTCGCTCCAACTCGGCCTGCCCGCGGTCTGGACGCAGGCGCGCCGACGAGGCTTCACCCTGACCGACGTCGCCGGCTGGATGTGCCAGGCGCCGGCACGACAGGTCGGCCTGCGACACAAGGGCCGCATCGAGATCGGGTACGACGCCGACTTCAGCGTCTTCGCGCCCGACGAGACGTTCGTGGTGGACGTCCATGCCCTTCACCACAAGAACGCGCTCACGCCGTACGACGGAATGCCGCTGACCGGTGTGGTTCGCCGCACCTGGCTCCGGGGCGCATCCATCGCGGCCACCCCACAAGGACACCTGCTGAACCGAGGAGGACAAGGATGACCTACTACTACTCTCCGGCCGGCGGACTCCCGCCGCAGACCGAGCTGACCACCGATCGCGCCGTCTTCACCGAGGCATACGCCGTACTGCCGCGTGGCACCATGCGCGACATCGTCACCAGCCAGCTGCCGTTCTGGGAGAACACCCGGCTCTGGGTGCTCGCCCGGCCGCTGTCCGGCTTCGCCGAGACCTTCTCGCAGTACATCGTCGAGGTCGCTCCGGGCGGTGGCAGCGACAAGCCCGAGACCGACCCCGGCGCCGAGGCCGTCCTGTTCGTTGTCGAAGGCAACTTGTCCCTGACGGTCGCGGGTGAGAAGCACGAGCTCGAGCCGGGTGGGTACGCGTTCCTGCCACCGGCGGCCGATTGGACGGTGCGCAACACGAGCGACCGGAAGGTGGTGTTCCACTTCTTCCGCAAAGCCTATGAGCGGGTGGAGGGGATCGACCTGCCGGAGGCGTTCGTCACCAACGAGATCGACGTCGAGGGCCACGCGATGCCGGACACGGAGGGGCGCTGGAAGACCCAGCGGTTCGCGGATCCGCTCGACGTCCGCCACGACATGCACGTCAACATCGTCACCTTCGAGCCCGGCGGTGTGATCCCGTTTCCGGAGACGCACGTGATGGAACACGGCCTCTACGTGCTCGAAGGCAAGGCCGTCTACCTGCTCAACAAGGACTGGGTGGAGGTGCAGGAGGGCGACTTCATGTGGCTGCGATCCTTCTGCCCACAGGCCTGCTACGCCGGCGGTCCGGGCCGGTTCCGCTACCTGCTGTACAAGGACGTCAACCGTCACCCGAAGCTTCCGCGGCAGCTCCTGTGACCGCGGCTGACTGAACACCCTTGTGACTGTCCCATCTCTGCGTCGTTAGGCTGTTCGGCGTAAGACCGGACGGTGAAGGGAACCTCGTGACTGCCAATGAAGAGCTGACGGCTCAGCGCGATCGTGCGCGCAAGGACTACGAAGCGCTGGTCGCTCGTGGGCTGAAGCTGGATCTCACCCGAGGGAAACCGTCGCCGGATCAGCTCGATCTCGCGCTCGGACTGCTGGAGCTGCAGGGTCCGCCGACCGCCGCGGACGGCACCGACCTGCGCAACTACGGCGGTCTCAACGGCCTTCCGGAGCTGCGGGCGATCTTCAGCGAGGCGCTTCAGGTGCCGGCCGGCCAGTTGCTGGCCGCCGGTAACTCCAGTCTCGAGCTGATGCACGACGCGGTGGTGTTCGCGATGCTCAGCAAGGTGCCGGGTGCCGACCGCCGGTGGGCGGACGAGCCCGAGATCGCGTTCCTCTGCCCGGTGCCCGGGTACGACCGGCACTACGGCATCTGCGAGCGCTACGGGATCACGATGATCCCGGTGGCGATGACCCCCGACGGACCGGACATGGACGCGGTCGAAGGCCTCGTCGCCGAAAATCCTGCGGTCAAAGGCATCTGGTGCGTGCCGAAGTACAGCAACCCGGACGGTGTCGTGTACTCCGACGAGACGGTTCGCCGGCTCGCCGCGATGGAGACCGCGGCGCCGGACTTCCGGATCTTCTGGGACAACGCGTACGCCGTCCATCACCTGGCCGACGAGCCCGCCGAGATCGCCGACATCCTCGCCCTCGCTGCCGAGAACGGTCACGCCGACCGGGTCTTCGTCTTCGGCTCGACCTCGAAGATCACCTTCGCCGGTGCGGGCGTCGCCTTCTTCGGCTCCTCGCCGGCGAACGTCACCTGGTGGCTGAGCCACACCGTGAAGCGCAGCATCGGCCCGGACAAGATCAACCAGTTGCGGCACGTGCGATTCCTCAAGGACGCCGAGGGTCTCCGGGACCACATGGCTCAGCACGCCGCGGTGATCCGGCCGAAGTTCGACCTGGTCGACAAGATCCTCACCGCCGAGCTCGGCGACAGCGACCTGGCGTCCTGGACCAGCCCGGCCGGTGGCTACTTCATCACCCTGACGGTGCCGGAAGGCTGCGCCAAAGAGGTGGTCGCGAAGGCCAAGGCGGCCGGTATCGCCCTGACGCCCGCCGGCGCCACCCACCCGTACGGCGACGAGCCGGCGGACCGCACGATCCGGATCGCGCCGACCTATCCCGATCCGGCCGAACTCCAGACCGCGATCACCGGTCTGGCGACCTGCGTCCGGTTAGTTGCTACGAACAAGCGCTTGAACGCGTGACGCTGCGCTGACGGGGTGTGTTCGGAGTTTACGAACTCTGGACACGCCCCGTGCTGACACGGTCTACTCACCCTGATCGAGTGGAGGATCGTGACAGGAATCAGGCTGGACTCGGTGTCCAAGGTGTACCCGGGAGGCCATCTGGCCGTCGATGAGTTGACCCTCGAAGTCATGGACGGCGAGTTCATGGTGCTGCTCGGGCCGTCGGGTTGCGGCAAGACCACAGTGCTGCGGATGATCGCGGGGCTGGAGGATCTCAGCAATGGCGCGGTGTGGTTCGGCCGTACCGAGGGCACGGCGCTGACCCCGAAGGACCGTGGGGTCGCGATGGTCTTCCAGAACGGTGCGCTGTACCCGAACCGGACGGCGCGCGAGAACATCATGTTCCCGTTGCGGATGGCGGGCGAGGACCTGGTCGAGGCCAACGCCAAGGCGTCCGGGCTGGCCCGGATCCTCGGCATCGACGGCGCGCTCGACCGGTTGCCCAGGACGCTGTCGGGCGGCCAGCGGCAGCGGGTCGCCATCGGCCGGGCGATCGTCCGGCAGCCGAAGGTCTTCCTGATGGACGAGCCGCTGTCGAACCTGGACGCGACGATGCGGACCGAGCTGCGCCAGGAGATCGGCTCGATGACCCGGGACATGCACGTGACGACGGTCTACGTGACGCACGACCAGGTCGAGGCGCTGACGCTGGCCGACCGGATCGCGATCATGCGGGACGGCAAGATCGAGGACGTCGGCACCCCGGCGCAGGTCTACGACGACCCGGCCACCGCGTTCACCGCGGGCTTCCTCGGTACGCCGAGGATCAACCTGATGACCGCGATCGTCCAGGTCGCCTCCCACCACCGGGTCACCCTGGACCTCGGCAGCCAGACGATCGCGCTGCCACCGACGGACCGCAGATCGATGATCCTGCGCGACCACGCCGGTGAACAGGTCATCGTCGGAGCCCGCTCGGACGCCTTCTCGGTGACCGCGGGCGGCGGCGACGCGAACCAGTTGTCCGGCACGATCCGGGCGCTGGAATTCCACGGCCACCAGTGGATCGCCTTCGTCGACGCCGGTCTCGAGTTGCTGAATCCCGATCTGATCGGCCTCAGCCGGCGTCGCAAGGTGAGGACCGGCCGGCCAACCTCGCACAGCGCGGGCTCTCGGGTCCACCGCAGCGCCGGACGCCTGTCAGCAGTGGCGTCCAAGGTGCGATCCCTCGGCCGGGACAGCACGCCGCCCCCGCTGGAGCCACTCGCTTCGGCGACCCATCGGCGGTCCGACCTCGTCATCGAGATCGACAACGTCGTCGGCCTGAAGACGCACGACCAGATCCGGCTCACCGTGGACGTCTCGCGGATCCACATCTTCGACCAGCGCGGCCGCCGGGTGGACCGCGTCAAACGCTGAGCCCGCTGGGCCCCTGCTCTTGCCGTCCAACGCAGAGCCCCGTCCGGCAAACTGCCGGACAGGGCTCGTACTGCGATGGCGTCAGCCGAGGTGATCGCGCCAGGAGCCGGGTCGGGCGGGCCGCGTTGGTCGGGCCGGTCAGCAGAGCCAGATCCGCGGGCTGACCCCATCGGGTCCGCTGCACCTTGTGGGGGTTAGCCCCGCCGAGTGGGGGTCGGCCCCGCCGTGTGGGGGTTAGCCCAGCTGTGTGGGGGTTAGCCCAGCTGTGTGGGGGTTAGCCCAGCTGTGTGGGGGTTAGCCCAGCTGTGTGGGGGTTAGCCCTGCCGTGCGGGGGTTAGCCCAGCCGTGAGGGGGTTAGCCCAGCTGTGTGGGGGTTAGCCCTGCCGTGTGGGGGTTAGCCCAGCTGTGTGGGGGTTAGCCCTGCCGTGAGGGGGTTAGCCCAGCTGTGTGGGGGTTAGCCCTGCCGTGTGGGGGTTAGCCCACTGGTATGGCAGTGGGCTAACCCCCAGGAGAGGAGGGGAGCGCATTGATGGTCACCGGGGTTGCCGGTGGGGGTCGGCCCTGCCGTGCGGGGGTCGGCCCTGCTGTGTGGGGGTTGGCCCTGCTGTGCGGGGGTTAGCCCACTGGTATGGCAGTGGGCTAACCCCCAGGAGAGGAGGGGAGCGCATTGATGGTCACCGGGGTTGCCGGTGGGGGTCGGCCCTGCCGTGCGGGGGTCGGCCCTGCTGTGTGGGGGTTGGCCCTGCTGTGCGGGGGTTGGCCCATTGGTATGGCAGTGGGCTAACCCCCAGGGGAGGAGGGGAGCGCATTGATGGTCACCGGGGTTGCCGGTGGGGGTTGGCCCTGCTGTGTGGGGGTTGGCCCTGGTGTGTGGGGGTTGGCCCTGCTGTGTGGGGGTTGGCCCTGGTGTGTGGGGGTTGGCCCATTGGTATGGCAGTGGGCTGACCCCCAGGGGAGGAGGGGAGCGCATTGATGGTGACCGGGGTTGCCGGTTGTGGGCTTCGGCGGGTTGTTGGCGGGTTGTTGGCGGGGGGCCGGGGGGCCGGGGGGCCGGGGGCGTTGGGGGGGGGGGGAGCCGGCCGGTTAGCCGTCCGACTCGGGGGCCGGGAGGTAGGAACCGGGCACGTCGGCCGGGGCGACGATCTTGGCTTCGCCCGGGTACGGCGTGGACCAGTCGTGGGCCTGGTACCAGTCGAAGTGGTTCATCTGCGCGGGGTTGGCGAAGTCGGCCCGGGCATTCGGACCGGTGGTTCGCTGCTGGGACTTCCAGGCTTCCCACTTCGCCGCGACGTCCTGCTGATCCGCCGGTACGACGGCCTTCGGGGCGGGCGCCGCGTTCGGGTTCTGCGCCGCCGGAACGTCCGCACCGCAAGGCGGCAGGGTACTCAGGCCCGCGGTCAGCGAGGTCCGGTTCGGCACCGCTGTGAACGGGGTGAAGTCGGGCTTCGTCGTGAACGCAGTCGTCATCGGTGTGGCGGCGGTGTCCTTCTGGTTCATCGGCTTGATCCCGAGGATCTGCTCGATCGTCCGGATCATCGTGATCTGGGTGTAGTAGCGGCTGTCGACGACGCCGTGCTGCGCCCAGGGGCTGATGATCTGGATAGGAGCCCGGTGGCCGTCGATGTGGTCGAGACCGGCCTGGGAGTCGTCCTCGACGATGAAGATCGCCGAGTCCTTCCAGTACTTGCTGTGCGAGATCTGGTCGACGATCTTCGCGGTGGCGAGGTCGTTGTCGGCGACCTGGGCGGCGCCGTTCGGCGGTCCACCGGTGTGGTCGTTGGACAGCCAGAACATGTTCAGGTTCGCCGGTCCGGTGGCCTCGAAGTCACGCTTGAAGATCTCGGCCTTGTAGATGTCCGGGACGCTGGTGTCGAAGAGCGGGAAGCCCGGCACCGAGACGGCGTTGAGGGACGGAATCGCCGAGCCCGTGGTGATGGGGTAGGCGGTGTTCTGCCCGGTCGCGGCCATGTTCTTCGTGTCGCAGTACAGGTTCTGCCAGGTCGCGCCGGCCGGCTTGCTCTCGA
It encodes:
- a CDS encoding hydroxypyruvate isomerase family protein; the encoded protein is MREGFMSHPLPYAVNCSILFTELPLLERPAAARQAGFEAVEFWWPFAGAVPADHDADAFVTAIRDAGVQLIGLNFFAGDMPAGDRGLVSWPKRAAEFRDNIDATVGIGERLDCRAFNALYGNREDGHPAAEQDELAVENLRLAAKAAERIGATVLVEPVSGAERYPLRTAADVLAVVDRVEAANVGLLADLYHLAVNGDDVDQVIAQHSDRIAHVQIADAPGRNEPGTGTLPLETQLVALAANGYDGWVSLEYKPATTTDDSFCWLPRERRGLTGTPKEIQS
- a CDS encoding 2-hydroxy-3-oxopropionate reductase, whose amino-acid sequence is MTNIAFIGLGIMGSPMAVHLANAGHDVTGVNLDPERAKPLIEAGGRAAASIADAVKDADVVCVMVPDSPDVELVLAGEGGVFENARTHALIIDFSSIRPDITIELARQARERGFRLLDAPVSGGEAGAKNAALSIMVGGEAGDFQVAKPLFDAVGKTIVHVGASGAGQTVKAANQLIVAANIQALSEAVVFLEAYGVDTLAALEVLGGGLAGSAVLNQKKENMLSRSFEPGFRIDLHHKDMGIVTAAARERGVVVPLGSLVAQLVASARVNGDGGLDHSALLRGVERLSGKASN
- the gcl gene encoding glyoxylate carboligase, with protein sequence MARMRAVDAAVLILEKEGSTQTFGLPGAAINPFYSAMKKHGGIKHVLARHVEGASHMAEGYTRAKAGNIGICIGTSGPAGTDMITGLYSASADSIPILCITGQAPVAKLHKEDFQAVDIASIAKAVAKWAVTVMEPAQVPGTFQKAFHLMREGRPGPVLVDLPIDVQLAEIDFDIETYEPLPVTRPAATRAQAEKALTLLNDAERPLIVAGGGVVNADAADLLVEFAELVGVPVVPTLMGWGTIPDDHPLTAGMVGLQTSHRYGNATLLASDVVLGIGNRWANRHTGSVATYTEGRKFVHVDIEPTQIGRVFAADYSIVSDARAALEAFIEVAKDWAAEGKLADRSAWVEECRQRRTALQRKTHFDNVPIKPQRVYEEMNRAFGPETRYVSTIGLSQIQAAQMLHVYRPRHWINAGQAGPLGWTIPATLGVAVADPDSTVVALSGDYDFQFLIEELAVGAQFNIPYIHVVVNNSYLGLIRQAQRGLDMDYCVQLSFDNINSPELNGYGVDHVKVAEGLGCKALRVSDPAEILPALEQAKKLLVEYQVPIVVEIILERVTNVAMGTEIDNVTEFEELAEHPEDAPTAIALLT
- a CDS encoding glycerate kinase; the protein is MAALSPGAPGPGLPPPQVAPRARASSPSSPRAKRGAGCRVVVASDKFKGTLSSDEVAAAVGDGVRLVCPDAVVDAVAVADGGEGTLAAAVAAGFELVRRTATGPTGHLVQSGFARRGDTAVVELADVSGLSRLPAGEPAPMTATSRGTGELIAAAIDSGCTRVILGIGGSACTDGGAGLVRALGARLLDGSGWDLAEGGAALARAVSLDLTALRERLAGVQIVVACDVDNPLTGRSGAAATYAPQKGASPAQVQELDTALTHWADLVARAVKRTTRNAPAPMAGRDARDSRGHAPPRETRGHAQARDLRDAHGAGAAGGVGFAAMALLGAELRPGIELVLELVGFHEQLKGADLVITGEGALDEQTLHGKAVAGVAAAARKSGIPVVAVCGTNRLDSGRLRQAGIAAAYALTDLEPDVRKCIADPAPLLRQLGERIAADRLPAFDPPQRPTMTATERGVV
- the allB gene encoding allantoinase AllB, with the protein product MTALDLVIRARRIVGTAGELPGTVGVKDGRIVAVEPYDSDLEGADQLVLADDEVMMPGLVDSHVHVNDPGRTDWEGFTTATRAAAAGGVTTIIDMPLNSIPPTCDVPALELKQKVAQSQASVDVGFWGGAIPGNVAELRPLHEAGVFGFKCFLLHSGVDEFPPLNPAELELAMREISSFDGLLIVHAEDAHRIDHAPAPNGASYGDFLRSRPREAENAAVADVIGLAALTGCRAHILHVSSADLLPMLAAARLDGVRITAETCPHYLTFSAEEIPAGATQYKCCPPIREAANRELLWEGLRDGLIDLVVSDHSPSTVDLKCLDTGDFGAAWGGIASLQLGLPAVWTQARRRGFTLTDVAGWMCQAPARQVGLRHKGRIEIGYDADFSVFAPDETFVVDVHALHHKNALTPYDGMPLTGVVRRTWLRGASIAATPQGHLLNRGGQG
- a CDS encoding bifunctional allantoicase/(S)-ureidoglycine aminohydrolase — translated: MTYYYSPAGGLPPQTELTTDRAVFTEAYAVLPRGTMRDIVTSQLPFWENTRLWVLARPLSGFAETFSQYIVEVAPGGGSDKPETDPGAEAVLFVVEGNLSLTVAGEKHELEPGGYAFLPPAADWTVRNTSDRKVVFHFFRKAYERVEGIDLPEAFVTNEIDVEGHAMPDTEGRWKTQRFADPLDVRHDMHVNIVTFEPGGVIPFPETHVMEHGLYVLEGKAVYLLNKDWVEVQEGDFMWLRSFCPQACYAGGPGRFRYLLYKDVNRHPKLPRQLL
- a CDS encoding aminotransferase class I/II-fold pyridoxal phosphate-dependent enzyme produces the protein MTANEELTAQRDRARKDYEALVARGLKLDLTRGKPSPDQLDLALGLLELQGPPTAADGTDLRNYGGLNGLPELRAIFSEALQVPAGQLLAAGNSSLELMHDAVVFAMLSKVPGADRRWADEPEIAFLCPVPGYDRHYGICERYGITMIPVAMTPDGPDMDAVEGLVAENPAVKGIWCVPKYSNPDGVVYSDETVRRLAAMETAAPDFRIFWDNAYAVHHLADEPAEIADILALAAENGHADRVFVFGSTSKITFAGAGVAFFGSSPANVTWWLSHTVKRSIGPDKINQLRHVRFLKDAEGLRDHMAQHAAVIRPKFDLVDKILTAELGDSDLASWTSPAGGYFITLTVPEGCAKEVVAKAKAAGIALTPAGATHPYGDEPADRTIRIAPTYPDPAELQTAITGLATCVRLVATNKRLNA